The Triticum aestivum cultivar Chinese Spring chromosome 3A, IWGSC CS RefSeq v2.1, whole genome shotgun sequence genome includes a region encoding these proteins:
- the LOC123062605 gene encoding uncharacterized protein, with amino-acid sequence MANDGELSAVAAAAAEPDLERGRVGGGGKRPGGESSVEEEEQGEGSQRFSDAEDRSWHSRQNSAALEDRASTSASVRSCAGAAAGDGDKEGEAAAGRDRKSCVSECSLDDVDLEAGPAAEITKASPDKDEMNCRICHLGLESAAAESGAGIVLGCSCKDDLSCAHKQCAETWFKIRGNKICEICGSTACNVVGFGDAEFMEQWNESGNSAATQAPANETRRFWQGHRFLNFLLACMVFAFVISWLFHFNVPG; translated from the exons ATGGCGAACGACGGCGAGCTGTCggcggtagccgccgccgccgccgagcctgaCTTGGAGCGGGGCCGCGTCGGCGGCGGAGGAAAGCGGCCAGGCGGGGAGAGCtccgtggaggaggaggagcagggggaGGGGAGCCAGCGCTTCTCCGACGCCGAGGACCGGTCATGGCACTCGCGCCAGAACTCCGCCGCCCTCGAGGACCGCGCCTCGACGTCCGCGTCCGTCCGCTCctgcgccggcgccgccgcagggGACGGGGACAAGGAAGGCGAGGCCGCGGCCGGGCGCGACAGGAAGTCGTGCGTGTCGGAGTGCTCGCTGGACGACGTGGACCTGGAGGCCGGGCCGGCCGCCGAGATCACCAAGGCCAGCCCCGACAAGGACGAGATGAACTGCCGCATCTGCCACCTCGGCCTCGAgagcgccgccgccgagtccggcgccGGCATCGTGCTCGGCTGCTCCTGCAAGGACGACCTCTCCTGCGCCCACAAGCAGTGCGCCGAGACCTGGTTCAAGATCAGGGGCAACAA GATTTGCGAGATCTGCGGCTCGACGGCATGCAACGTGGTTGGCTTCGGTGACGCGGAGTTCATGGAGCAGTGGAACGAATCGGGCAACTCCGCAGCTACGCAGGCGCCGGCGAACGAGACGCGGAGGTTCTGGCAAGGCCACCGGTTCCTCAACTTCCTCCTGGCCTGCATGGTGTTCGCCTTCGTCATATCCTGGCTCTTCCACTTCAACGTCCCCGGATGA